A genome region from Nocardioides cynanchi includes the following:
- a CDS encoding YqgE/AlgH family protein has translation MGETRAEIRAGMLLLASPELVDPNFADTVVLLLDADEDGAMGVVLNRPSPVPVISVLADWGDLVAEPEVLFRGGPVSPEGALAVALVHDPAVVPPGLRPVTDRLAIVDLDASADDLDAAVEGMRIFAGYAGWGAGQLEGEVDGGDWYVVPALAPDAFRADQSTLWREVMRRQPGELAWHMNRPVDPELN, from the coding sequence ATGGGCGAGACCAGGGCCGAGATCCGAGCGGGGATGCTGCTGCTGGCATCGCCCGAGCTGGTCGACCCGAACTTCGCCGACACCGTCGTGCTCCTGCTCGACGCCGACGAGGACGGCGCGATGGGCGTCGTCCTCAACCGGCCGTCCCCGGTCCCGGTGATCTCGGTCCTGGCCGACTGGGGCGACCTCGTCGCGGAGCCCGAGGTCCTCTTCCGTGGCGGCCCGGTCTCGCCGGAGGGGGCGCTCGCGGTCGCCCTGGTCCACGACCCGGCGGTGGTGCCGCCGGGGCTGAGACCGGTGACCGACCGGCTCGCGATCGTCGACCTCGACGCTTCTGCCGACGACCTCGACGCGGCCGTCGAGGGCATGCGGATCTTCGCCGGGTACGCCGGCTGGGGGGCCGGCCAGCTGGAGGGTGAGGTCGACGGCGGCGACTGGTACGTCGTACCCGCGCTGGCACCGGACGCCTTCCGTGCCGACCAGTCGACCCTCTGGCGCGAGGTGATGCGACGCCAGCCCGGAGAGCTGGCGTGGCACATGAACCGGCCGGTCGATCCCGAGCTCAACTGA
- a CDS encoding DUF3039 domain-containing protein: MPQIGFSTGTAVDERIEERTVPTDDGDHERFSHYVDKHKLTEAMVMGTPVVALCGKVWVPSRAPEKFPVCPECQEIWGEMKPGGGDSGDSTE; this comes from the coding sequence GTGCCTCAGATCGGATTCTCGACCGGAACCGCCGTCGACGAGCGGATCGAGGAGCGCACGGTCCCGACCGACGACGGTGACCACGAGCGCTTCAGCCACTACGTCGACAAGCACAAGCTGACCGAGGCGATGGTGATGGGCACCCCGGTGGTGGCCCTGTGCGGCAAGGTCTGGGTGCCGAGCCGGGCGCCGGAGAAGTTCCCGGTGTGTCCGGAGTGCCAGGAGATCTGGGGCGAGATGAAGCCCGGCGGCGGGGACTCCGGGGACTCGACCGAGTGA
- a CDS encoding DEAD/DEAH box helicase, whose product MSGRHLPGPAVPPSPALTPAWPERAAWGTAPLLRAWQTAALTDYVARAPRDFLAVATPGAGKTTFALSAAAELLGRRIVDRVVVVAPTEHLKLQWAEAGARAGVPLDPTYSAGSGKTSADYVGVAVTYAGVSVNPLAMRIRTERFKTLVILDEVHHAGDALSWGEAVREAFEPATRRLALTGTPFRSDVNPIPFVTYAPGSDGIPRSVADFTYGYGHALADHVVRPVLFLAYSGELSWRTRAGDEIAARLGEPLTKDLTAQALRTALDPTGEWIPSVLAAADRRLTEVRRHVPDAGGLVIATDQDSARAYAALLKRVSGESPTVVLSDEKTGSKKIAAFTDSDARWMVAVRMVSEGVDIPRLAVGVYATSTATPLFFAQAVGRFVRARARGETASIFVPSIPNLLGFAAEMELERDHVLGRRITDEDDLYAAEQELLARANADVGASDELEGSFEALGSEARFDRVVYDGGEFGHEGVVHVGSEEEMDFLGIPGLLDHEQVRELLHHRQRSRRTTSAEAAPERELSTHEQLAILRRELNGLVAAWHHRTGQAHGITHSALRKELGGPAAAIANAEQLHARINRLREWASRPTG is encoded by the coding sequence GTGAGCGGGCGGCACCTGCCCGGTCCCGCCGTCCCGCCTTCACCCGCACTCACTCCGGCCTGGCCGGAGCGCGCGGCCTGGGGCACGGCTCCGCTGCTGCGGGCCTGGCAGACGGCGGCGCTGACCGACTACGTCGCGCGGGCACCCCGCGACTTCCTCGCCGTCGCCACACCCGGGGCCGGCAAGACCACCTTCGCGCTGTCCGCGGCCGCCGAGCTGCTGGGGCGCCGGATCGTGGACCGGGTCGTCGTGGTCGCTCCGACCGAGCACCTCAAGCTGCAGTGGGCCGAGGCCGGTGCCCGGGCCGGCGTACCGCTCGACCCGACCTACTCCGCGGGCTCCGGCAAGACGTCGGCCGACTACGTCGGCGTCGCGGTGACCTACGCCGGGGTGTCGGTCAACCCCCTGGCGATGCGGATCCGCACCGAGCGCTTCAAGACCCTGGTGATCCTCGACGAGGTGCACCACGCCGGCGACGCGCTCTCGTGGGGCGAGGCCGTGCGCGAGGCGTTCGAGCCCGCGACCCGTCGGCTGGCCCTGACCGGCACGCCGTTCCGCTCCGACGTCAACCCGATCCCGTTCGTCACCTACGCGCCGGGCAGCGACGGGATCCCGCGGTCGGTGGCCGACTTCACCTACGGCTACGGGCACGCCCTGGCCGACCACGTCGTCCGCCCGGTGCTGTTCCTGGCCTACTCCGGCGAGCTCAGCTGGCGGACCCGTGCCGGCGACGAGATCGCCGCCCGGCTGGGCGAGCCGCTGACCAAGGACCTGACCGCGCAGGCCCTGCGCACCGCGCTCGACCCCACGGGGGAGTGGATCCCGTCGGTGCTGGCCGCGGCCGACCGCCGGCTCACGGAGGTACGACGACACGTGCCCGACGCGGGTGGGCTGGTGATCGCCACCGACCAGGACTCGGCCCGCGCCTACGCCGCTCTGCTGAAGCGGGTCAGCGGCGAGTCGCCCACCGTGGTGCTGTCCGACGAGAAGACCGGCTCCAAGAAGATCGCCGCGTTCACCGACTCCGACGCACGCTGGATGGTCGCGGTCCGGATGGTCAGCGAGGGCGTCGACATCCCGCGGCTGGCAGTCGGTGTCTACGCCACGAGCACCGCGACCCCGCTGTTCTTCGCGCAGGCAGTCGGGCGCTTCGTCCGGGCCCGGGCCCGGGGCGAGACAGCCTCGATCTTCGTGCCCTCGATCCCCAACCTGCTCGGCTTCGCCGCCGAGATGGAGCTCGAGCGCGACCACGTGCTCGGCCGCCGGATCACCGACGAGGACGACCTCTACGCCGCCGAGCAGGAACTCCTCGCCCGCGCGAACGCCGACGTCGGGGCCTCCGACGAGCTGGAGGGGTCGTTCGAGGCGCTCGGCTCGGAGGCGCGCTTTGACCGGGTGGTCTACGACGGTGGCGAGTTCGGGCACGAGGGCGTCGTGCACGTCGGGTCGGAGGAGGAGATGGACTTCCTCGGCATCCCGGGGCTGCTCGACCACGAGCAGGTGCGCGAGCTGCTGCACCACCGCCAGCGTTCACGTCGTACGACGTCGGCCGAGGCGGCTCCCGAGCGCGAGCTGTCGACCCACGAGCAGCTGGCGATCCTGCGCCGCGAGCTCAACGGGCTGGTCGCGGCGTGGCACCACCGCACCGGGCAGGCCCACGGGATCACCCACTCCGCCCTGCGCAAGGAGCTCGGCGGACCCGCCGCCGCGATCGCCAACGCCGAGCAGCTCCACGCCCGGATCAACCGCCTCCGCGAGTGGGCCTCCCGCCCCACCGGCTGA
- a CDS encoding bifunctional helix-turn-helix transcriptional regulator/GNAT family N-acetyltransferase: MQTELDPAIETLRRFNRAWSQRVGALEDSFLGTGRSLGASRLLFEMGVEGAGVLDLRRRLGLDSGYLSRLLRGLEEEGLIAVRRDPADRRRRVVVPTASGRRAIARLEERSERRALELVGPLGPSQRRRLTEALGTAGRLVRAATMTCEDVPAGSPDAVDAVRRYFAELDERIPGGFDPGDAATSDVAGLAPPYGVFVVGRIDGEVMACGGVQRHSRTIGEIKRMWISPEWRGCGLGGRMLSELEGRARGLGYRSVHLDTNGTLVEAIAMYERAGYRAIERYNDNPYAQAWFTKPLPRRTPTQG; encoded by the coding sequence ATGCAGACCGAGCTGGATCCGGCGATCGAGACGCTGCGGAGGTTCAACCGGGCGTGGAGCCAGCGGGTCGGCGCGCTGGAGGACTCCTTCCTCGGCACCGGCCGCTCGCTGGGCGCGTCACGGCTGCTGTTCGAGATGGGGGTCGAGGGGGCCGGCGTGCTCGATCTGCGTCGCCGGCTCGGGCTCGACTCCGGCTACCTCAGCCGGCTCCTGCGGGGGCTCGAGGAGGAGGGGCTGATCGCTGTCCGCCGCGACCCTGCCGACCGGCGCCGCCGCGTCGTCGTACCCACGGCGTCGGGGCGCCGGGCGATCGCCCGGCTCGAGGAGCGGTCGGAGCGTCGGGCGCTCGAGCTGGTCGGGCCGCTCGGGCCCTCCCAGCGCCGGCGCCTGACCGAGGCGCTGGGCACCGCCGGGCGCCTGGTCCGGGCCGCGACGATGACGTGCGAGGACGTGCCGGCGGGCTCGCCGGACGCTGTCGACGCCGTACGCCGCTACTTCGCCGAGCTGGACGAGCGCATTCCCGGGGGGTTCGACCCCGGTGACGCCGCGACCTCCGACGTGGCCGGCCTGGCGCCGCCGTACGGCGTGTTCGTGGTCGGCCGGATCGACGGCGAGGTGATGGCCTGCGGGGGAGTCCAGCGGCACTCGCGCACCATCGGCGAGATCAAGCGGATGTGGATCTCCCCGGAATGGCGTGGCTGCGGGCTCGGTGGCCGGATGCTCTCGGAGCTCGAGGGGCGGGCGCGCGGGCTGGGCTACCGCTCGGTCCACCTCGACACCAACGGAACGCTGGTGGAGGCGATCGCGATGTACGAGCGCGCCGGCTACCGCGCCATCGAGCGCTACAACGACAACCCGTACGCGCAGGCCTGGTTCACCAAGCCCCTGCCACGTCGTACCCCCACCCAGGGATAG
- a CDS encoding Lrp/AsnC family transcriptional regulator, translating into MDDLDRSLLGLFVTDPRIGVLEASRRLGVARGTVQARLDKLSGAGVITGWGPELSPEALGFPVTAFLTLEIRQDSAEHGGHDAVARHLATIPEVLEAHTITGAGDLWARVVARSNSDLQRVIDLVLKDPAIVRSSTVIALATQIPYRVLPLAHSG; encoded by the coding sequence ATGGATGATCTTGACCGCAGTTTGCTCGGCTTGTTCGTCACCGATCCCCGGATCGGGGTGCTCGAGGCGAGCCGGAGGCTCGGCGTGGCCCGCGGCACCGTCCAGGCCCGCCTCGACAAGCTCAGCGGCGCCGGGGTGATCACCGGCTGGGGTCCGGAACTCTCGCCCGAGGCCCTCGGCTTCCCGGTCACGGCCTTCCTGACCCTCGAGATCCGGCAGGACAGCGCGGAGCACGGCGGCCACGACGCCGTCGCCCGGCACCTGGCGACCATCCCCGAGGTGCTCGAGGCGCATACGATCACCGGCGCCGGAGACCTCTGGGCGCGCGTGGTGGCGCGCTCCAACTCCGACCTGCAGCGGGTGATCGACCTCGTGCTCAAGGACCCGGCGATCGTCCGCAGCTCCACGGTGATCGCCCTGGCCACCCAGATCCCCTACCGGGTGCTCCCCCTGGCCCACTCGGGATAG